A window of Plasmodium malariae genome assembly, chromosome: 5 contains these coding sequences:
- the PmUG01_05017500 gene encoding translation initiation factor eIF-2B subunit alpha, putative, giving the protein MDQYGNDLNKNDLLEEHEVVRSFKKYYFVDKDEMHIAAIKSIANVIKSSLTKTNFELFISLNEAKFKLNNFIKDSESQKVIISEPHSKRMTIYPIISSCDIYHHFVVKKYTYNENNFSDLKNIMSTSASEFPKSLEKSLSIIGNSSHIMFSNKKTVILTHSNSECVKSLLINVVKNQNKQISVYFTTTENICNNYFEKDKKFDDKFIEDLKKERINVRKIDINKVKNIFNIIDFVVIGTELVIDNGGIISKKGIKLLSTLCLLNKKEFYVACEAYKFLKIEKIENYSQEFYAYCTKNVSNENNNLYEFVPHHLITLFYTDIGIFPPSAVSYELNKIYINDAFSF; this is encoded by the exons ATGGATCAATATGGTAACGATTTGAACAAAAATGATTTGCTGGAAGAGCATGAAG TTGTTAGAAGTTtcaagaaatattattttgtagaCAAAGATGAAATGCACATAGCTGCCATAAAATCTATAGCAAA CGTTATAAAAAGTAGCTTAACCAAAACGAATTTCGAACTGTTTATTAGTTTGAATGAAGCTAAATTTAAATTGAACAATTTCATAAAAGATAGTGAATCACAAAAAGTTATTATATCTGAGCCACACTCAAAAAGAATGACAATATACCCGATTATTTCATCTTGTGATATTTATCATCATTttgttgtaaaaaaatacacctacaatgaaaat AACTTCAGCGACTTGAAGAATATCATGTCTACCAGCGCAAGTGAGTTTCCAAAAAGCTTGGAAAAGAGTTTAAGTATAATAGGAAATAGTAGTCATATAATGTTTTCCAATAAAAAAACGGTTATTCTAACGCATAGTAATTCTGAGTGTGtaaaaagtttattaataaacgttgttaaaaatcaaaataaacaaatttctgtttattttacaactacggaaaatatatgcaataattattttgagAAGGACAAAAAATTTGATGATAAGTTTATagaagatttaaaaaaagaaagaatcaatgtaagaaaaattgatattaacaaagttaaaaatatattcaatataatTGATTTTGTAGTAATAGGAACAGAATTAGTTATAGATAATGGAGGAATAATAAGCAAAAAGGGTATCAAACTATTATCTACATTATGCTTACTAAACAAAAAGGAATTTTATGTAGCTTGTGAAGCAtataagtttttaaaaatagaaaaaattgaaaattattCTCAGGAGTTCTATGCATATTGTACAAAAAACGTATCTAACGAAAATAATAATCTTTATGAATTTGTTCCTCATCATCTTATTACACTTTTTTATACAGATATTGGCATATTTCCGCCATCCGCTGTTTCGTATGaattgaataaaatatatataaatgatgcattttcattttga
- the FT1 gene encoding folate transporter 1, putative, with amino-acid sequence MDKDDFDATEKKDSLETCSTLTITSCNSFNESSYLIEKVAHDETDFDADSIFNKISSSLIAMLQGVEVLCNFSILYLFKDNYELHPASLNVILSLIKVPWSIKLLWAVLSDSCPIFGHRRKYYLLFGSFLCVLSLITLGLINHTNITLTVILLTTYFFGSSVCNVIGEAQVVESSRKSSINCSTKNVSIFFAFRKLSFAIMSYLSGYLLSIMTKQHIFLIGSFLPLCVFVSAFFIIEKKNYKKSSIKAQVKCIYDIIKISYIKNFILFIFIMMSMPSCGNTLFFYMTNELKFSPNLLGKMSMFQSLASLIAILSYMFFFNKIDMAKLLLYSTIIITPFCLLPLIVVKKLNAFLYIPNSLFIITDTVLIEFIGEFQTMPILVQCSRIIPEGFESTIYSLLLSSNNLAIVISSFFSSTLTYVLGITSTNFKNLPILITVCCLTNIIPIFFLYSLLGFNNEKKMKKERKKNREKKDKNGSLPKCGLTSEYYHYQTTHYFSPENSDIDEITHLSGKLEINDLNDE; translated from the exons ATGGACAAGGACGACTTCGATGcgacagaaaaaaaagatagcTTGGAAACTTGCAGTACCTTAACAA TTACGTCCTGCAATTCTTTTAACGAAAGTAGCTATCTAATTGAAAAAGTAGCACATGATGAGACAGATTTTGATGCTGACtctatttttaacaaaatttctTCAAGTCTTATAg CCATGCTTCAAGGGGTTGAAGTGCTATGCaacttttcaattttatacCTCTTTAAAGATAACTATGAACTACACCcag CTTCCTTAAATGTAATCCTCAGTTTGATAAAAGTTCCTTGGTCTATTAAACTGCTATGGGCAGTACTTTCGGACAGTTGTCCTATATTTGGGCATCgaagaaaatattacttaCTATTTGGATCGTTTTTGTGCGTATTATCTTTAATAACCTTAGGCTTAATAAACCATACAAATATTACTTTAACTGTTATCTTGTTAACAACATACTTTTTCGGTAGTTCTGTTTGTAATGTTATAGGAGAAGCACAAGTTGTTGAATCGAGTAGGAAAAGTAGTATCAACTGTTCAACAAAGAAtgtatccattttttttgcttttcgAAAATTAAGTTTTGCCATAATGTCATATTTATCAGGGTACTTACTATCTATTATGACAAAACAACATATATTCTTGATTGGATCCTTTTTACCTTTATGTGTTTTTGTAtctgcattttttataattgagaaaaaaaattataaaaaatccTCTATTAAAGCACAagtaaaatgtatttatgatataataaaaatatcgtatattaaaaatttcattttatttatttttattatgatgtCCATGCCATCATGTggaaatacattatttttttatatgaccaatgaattaaaatttagTCCTAATTTATTAGGGAAAATGTCCATGTTTCAATCTTTAGCTAGCCTAATAGCCATATTATCctatatgttcttttttaataaaatagatatggcaaaattattattatattctacaattattattactccTTTCTGTTTATTACCATTAAtagttgtaaaaaaattaaatgctTTCCTATATATTCCAAATAGTCTCTTTATTATAACAGATACTGTATTAATAGAATTTATAGGCGAATTTCAGACTATGCCAATATTAGTACAATGTTCACGAATAATACCTGAAGGTTTCGAGTCAACCATTTACTCCCTTTTATTATCATCAAATAACTTGGCAATAGTTAtaagttcatttttttcttctacatTAACATATGTACTTGGAATTACATCAACTAACTTTAAAAATCTGCCTATTCTGATAACGGTTTGTTGCCTAACAAATATCATTCCAATATTCTTTCTGTATTCTTTACTTGGCTTTAATAACGAAAAGAAGATGAAGaaggaaaggaaaaagaatAGGGAGAAGAAAGATAAGAACGGAAGCTTACCAAAATGTGGACTTACCTCTGAATATTATCATTACCAAACTACTCATTATTTCTCTCCTGAAAATTCAGATATCGACGAAATAACACATCTTTCAGGCAAACTTGAAATTAATGATTTAAACGATGAGTAG
- the OXA1 gene encoding mitochondrial inner membrane protein OXA1, putative, producing the protein MNFPLLQIKLHNGQLKKNSLNIFLSNTFFKRGKHDCKRSWNNNSTRLRSIDLRRVTSNHIPSSSCFVALRNYFNYVNSVVYNECFTENDNSQKENGVKDTAHTHKMEKIIDEEKTKEKSNKLFNNEEEGVASDSAVTQNIYDTCSTYTDFIIDKCKDNIKNDEDTFENTWYVKVIYELLNCTKIMLDCSWVTSIITTTAFMRIIILPLTISAERDRRKQQILNPLIKELTNKLKTNAQNGNIKKALEFKKRILNIRNTHGISLIPKSIILMAFFQTPLFFIFYFSMKKIASHPDVFKEFTLESPLWLDSLSLPDPYYILPFLSSLLLLSNNELTALIDKNLSSNISNSTYISGAGEETDFQKNIRKISKIGIRLFYISSAFFFKSMPSGLFIYFITNTFFQLLITQTCKIKVIERFLDLPPLHSKGLSFQKMDDHTNIKRKKSVHINDLIQD; encoded by the coding sequence atgaactTCCCCCTTTTACAAATTAAGCTTCATAATGGACAACTGAAGAAAAActctttaaatatatttcttagtaacaccttttttaaaagaggAAAACATGACTGTAAAAGGAGTtggaataataatagcacCCGTTTGCGTAGTATAGATTTAAGACGTGTAACAAGCAACCACATCCCTTCATCTTCATGTTTTGTCGCCCTTCgcaattattttaattatgtgAACAGTGTTGTGTATAACGAATGTTTCACGGAAAATGATAACAGTCAAAAAGAGAATGGAGTCAAAGATACAGCACACACACACaagatggaaaaaataattgacgAAGAGAaaacaaaggaaaaaagcaataaactatttaataatgaagaagaagGTGTAGCCTCAGATAGTGCAGTTACAcagaatatatatgatacatGCTCTACGTATACTGATTTTATAATAGATAAGTGTAaggataatataaaaaatgatgaagacACATTTGAAAATACTTGGTATGTTAAAGTAATATATGAGTTGTTGAACTGTACAAAAATCATGCTTGACTGTTCATGGGTAACGTCAATTATAACAACAACTGCTTTTATgagaataattattttgcCCTTAACAATATCAGCTGAAAGGGATAGAAGAAAACAACAAATATTGAATCctttaataaaagaattaacaaataaattaaaaacaaatgcccaaaatggaaatattaaaaaagcattagaatttaaaaaaagaattttgaATATAAGAAATACTCATGGTATATCTTTAATACCTAAatcaattatattaatgGCTTTTTTCCAAactcctttattttttattttttatttttctatgaaaaaaatagcatCACATCCTGATgtttttaaagaatttacATTAGAATCCCCATTATGGTTAGACAGCTTATCTTTACCTGACccctattatattttaccttttttgtcttctttattattactttcaAATAACGAATTAACAGCACTGattgataaaaatttaagtagTAATATATCGAATAGTACGTATATAAGCGGAGCAGGGGAAGAAACcgattttcaaaaaaatatcagAAAAATATCAAAGATAGGCATtagattattttatatatcttcaGCATTCTTTTTTAAGTCTATGCCCTCaggattatttatatacttcaTCACCAACACCTTTTTTCAGTTATTAATAACCCAAACatgtaaaattaaagttATTGAGCGATTCTTAGATCTACCTCCTTTACACTCCAAAGGCTTGTCATTTCAAAAGATGGATGACCATACCAAcattaagagaaaaaaaagtgttcATATAAATGACTTAATTCAAGATTAA
- the PmUG01_05017700 gene encoding conserved Plasmodium protein, unknown function yields MHNNEKEKLQNFENDNDVKKTSNYKKTTSNDFNKLYCSVKKTEKENLQKTEYNESYKIPHKHCSEREITNYKVNYDDNATNDKLSSDQASNDKMTIDQTPHDRMSGDETSNDKRSNGDFEDKIIKNYLSEQMNSFGLIKNQEKKKGDHKHVSVIIENNSDMDDIPLLEVLKAEEKCKKEGKVEGALLKKKEKSHDNDKTLIQKRRSLNNSKCTHEKKKKKNQESGVSSDDEFLINLIKKDSILNKDKSKELLTRLNNLNENDNNKNKDSDFSDSLSADSDEPLLVLSKGENKNNDTTNNVGNNFKYNNIVKNSIQVKANNKVIDKKLNDNSKKKKEKAIKDNVARSSGTINKEKKKIKDLKSPTKNKRKKKKNNNNRVNSNVNNKVNNKVNNKVNNKVNNKVNSKVNSNVNSNEKNKVKHKQIQKKRTSENSNIYSYNDNDTETDSIIIGTFDPRNRSAKEKLVAQLLIRWWYVLPDWPIPDYDYKDELTKRKLKLVSLEEYEDKEDIDKDGFRKVYQISAFPGVFRDAMGTAYDLRDKDTCPCYNNFIKKTDLELLELICEAIKNQIKCLKNSVYDETYKEKTLEKELKEAELKLNRITKKKRQ; encoded by the exons atgcataacaacgaaaaggaaaaactccaaaattttgaaaatgataatgatgTCAAGAAAACATCTAATTATAAGAAAACAACAAGCAATGATTTCAACAAATTATATTGCTCTgttaaaaaaacagaaaaagagAATTTACAGAAAACCGAATATAATGAGAGCTATAAAATCCCACACAAACATTGTTCTGAAAGGGaaattacaaattataaaGTGAATTATGATGACAATGCAACTAATGATAAGCTCAGCAGTGATCAGGCATCGAATGATAAGATGACCATTGATCAAACACCACACGACAGAATGAGCGGAGACGAAACTTCAAATGATAAACGGAGTAATGGCGATTTTGAggacaaaataataaagaattatttaagtGAACAAATGAATAGTTTCGGTTTAATTAAAAaccaagaaaaaaaaaaaggagatcATAAACACGTTAGTGTTATCATAGAAAACAACAGCGATATGGATGACATACCATTACTAGAAGTGCTTAAGGCAGAAGAGAAATGCAAAAAGGAAGGAAAAGTGGAAGGTGCcttattaaagaaaaaggaaaaaagtcatgataatgataaaacATTGATCCAAAAAAGGcgttcattaaataattctaaatGTACtcatgagaaaaaaaaaaaaaaaaatcaggAATCAGGTGTAAGTAGCGATGatgaatttttaataaatttaattaaaaaagatagtatattaaataaggaTAAAAGTAAAGAGCTACTTACAAGattgaataatttaaatgaaaacgataacaataaaaataaagatagcGATTTTTCTGATTCATTAAGTGCAGATTCAGATGAACCCCTTTTAGTTTTAAGTAAAGgagaaaataagaataatgaCACGACAAATAATGTAGGCaacaattttaaatataacaacatagtaaaaaatagtattcaAGTAAAAGCTAACAATAAAGTAATtgataaaaagttaaatgataattctaaaaaaaaaaaagagaaagcaATAAAGGATAACGTAGCAAGAAGTAGTGGTACTattaacaaagaaaaaaaaaagattaaggATTTGAAGTCGCcaacaaaaaataagagg aaaaaaaaaaaaaataataataatagagtAAATAGTAACGTAAACAATAAAGTAAACAATAAAGTAAACAATAAAGTAAACAATAAAGTAAACAATAAAGTAAACAGTAAAGTAAACAGTAATGTAAAcagtaatgaaaaaaataaagtaaaacatAAGCaaatccaaaaaaaaaggaccTCAGAAAATAGCAACATATATAGTTATAATGACAACGACACTGAAACAGATTCTATTATTATAGGTACATTTGATCCTCGTAATAGATCAGCGAAAGAAAAACTAGTAGCTCAATTACTAATTCGATGGTGGTATGTGCTACCTGACTGGCCAATACCTGACTATGATTATAAAGACGAATtaacaaaaaggaaattaaaattagttTCTTTAGAAGAATATGAAGATAAAGAAGATATAGATAAAGATGGATTTAGAAAAGTATATCAAATATCAGCGTTTCCAGGTGTTTTCCGAGATGCAATGGGAACAGCTTACGACTTAAGGGACAAGGATACATGTCcgtgttataataattttataaaaaaaacagatcTTGAATTATTAGAATTAATTTGTGAAGCTAttaaaaatcaaataaaatgtttaaaaaattcgGTTTACGATGAAACatacaaagaaaaaacattGGAAAAGGAGCTTAAAGAAGCAGAGTTAAAGCTAAAtagaattacaaaaaaaaagcggCAATAA